A stretch of Babesia bigemina genome assembly Bbig001, chromosome : III DNA encodes these proteins:
- a CDS encoding 60S ribosomal protein L35a, putative produces the protein MTKSRKLWKRQPCRLYTRAIFMGYKRSRVNQDQKCSLLKLEGVKTRDETAFYVGKKVAYVYKSKNLKNGTRFRAIWGKIRRAHGNGGTVRASFRKNLPPCAMGSKVRVFLYPSNI, from the exons ATGACGAAATCCAGAAAGTTGTGGAAGAGGCAGCCCTGCCGGTTGTACACCAGGGCCATCTTCATGGGCTACAAGAG GTCCAGGGTCAACCAGGACCAGAAGTGCAGCTTGCTGAAGCTGGAGGGCGTCAAGACCCGTGATGAGACTGCCTTCTACGTTGGCAAGAAGGTCGCCTACGTCTACAAGAGCAAGAACTTGAAGAATGGCACCAGGTTCAGG GCCATTTGGGGAAAGATCAGGCGTGCTCACGGCAACGGCGGTACCGTGAGGGCATCGTTCAGGAAGAACCTGCCTCCCTGCGCCATGGGCAGCAAGGTCCGCGTCTTCCTCTACCCTTCTAACATCTAA
- a CDS encoding CobW/P47K domain containing protein, putative — MEATEVQGDRKIPVTLVTGFLGSGKTTFIQRLLKERHGMRIAVLQNEFSPEMGIEKPVLSAGGASVFELPNGCLCCSMKDGIVEAVESILQFRCDFDWLVVEAAGNVDPLELASNFWLDPESPLLLDGVLSVTCPAVIQAVLSGANNNAAPSPNNRKIKDGDIEAPKLLEECTAAPIRGTDDAGAPTRPSGDRRFKLLGNETLDDKNMLNLMRKQLSVADVIIINKIDELDCHFGDGHQSGAEASAAQMQNGGSGSISSVFADFTSMLKDMNPTAKVLKTSFCNVDFESVMNLQMFAASRIMTFLSEGHHDHHHPRNGDHSSSNVFIKSQGVYSLDYVNTFVSHLLWESGATVYRCKGIFKARKDCPMVTDADGATSVFQLQGVGMLFEISETEVADLDDNRFLFIGPGIDADKIRNALQLPPDTASENL, encoded by the exons ATGGAGGCTACTGAAGTGCAGGGCGATCGGAAGATCCCTGTCACGCTGGTAACAGGCTTTCTTGGTAGCGGGAAG ACCACCTTCATCCAGCGCCTGCTGAAAGAGCGCCATGGCATGCGCATCGCGGTGCTGCAGAACGAGTTTTCGCCCGAAATGGGCATAGAGAAGCCCGTGTTGAGCGCTGGCGGAGCTTCAGTGTTCGAGTTGCCCAACggttgcctgtgttgcagcATGAAGGACGGCATCGTGGAAGCCGTGGAGTCCATTTTGCAGTTTCGCTGCGACTTCGACTGGCTTGTAGTGGAAGCGGCCGGCAACGTTGACCCCTTGGAGTTGGCTTCAAACTTCTGGCTCGACCCGGAGAGCCCCCTGCTGTTGGACGGCGTCCTGTCGGTGACGTGCCCAGCGGTTATACAGGCCGTGCTCAGTGGCGCCAACAACAACGCCGCCCCGTCCCCTAACAATCGCAAAATCAAAGATGGGGATATTGAAGCCCCAAAGTTGCTTGAGGAGTGCACGGCGGCTCCTATAAGGGGCACCGATGACGCCGGTGCACCCACTCGGCCTTCAGGTGACCGGCGATTCAAACTCTTGGGCAATGAGACTCTGGACGACAAAAACATGCTGAATTTGATGCGCAAACAGCTCAGCGTTGCGGATGTGATCATAATCAACAAGATCGACGAGCTAGATTGTCATTTTGGAGATGGCCATCAGAGCGGTGCCGAAGCCTCGGCGGCCCAGATGCAAAATGGCGGTTCCGGATCGATTTCTTCCGTTTTCGCCGATTTCACTTCCATGCTCAAGGACATGAACCCTACAGCAAAAGTACTTAAAACGAGCTTCTGTAACGTCGATTTCGAGTCTGTGATGAACCTGCAAATGTTCGCCGCCTCGCGCATCATGACCTTCCTCTCCGAAGGCCACCACGACCACCATCACCCCCGCAATGGGGACCATTCATCCTCTAACGTCTTCATAAAAAGTCAAGGGGTCTATTCGTTGGATTATGTCAACACCTTCGTGTCACATTTACTTTGGGAGTCCGGTGCAACAGTTTACAG GTGCAAAGGCATTTTCAAAGCTCGTAAGGACTGCCCCATGGTAACTGACGCCGATGGAGCGACTTCAGTCTTCCAATTGCAGGGCGTCGGCATGTTGTTTGAGATTAGCGAGACGGAGGTCGCAGATTTGGACGACAATCGATTCTTGTTCATCGGCCCCGGTATTGATGCCGACAAGATCCGGAATGCGCTACAGCTTCCTCCGGATACGGCATCAGAGAACCTCTGA
- a CDS encoding BOP1NT (NUC169) domain containing protein, putative → MAPSKRNGKARSRKASPAAASSSSTRSSSRSTVKSAPTAQSVPNSPPPVPRDVEDDGYFDSDEEEGSLNRIGRVPLSWYDNEGHIGYTVEGQKLAKELDSTEIGKLLFQSDNPDAWRTIVDVRNNRTVRLTDEDLKVLTSCYTRHDMSADQPYPEGENYNQEDLYIDFGNEDAIHPVSNKPPKKANFMPSKFEAAKIRRLVKLIKSGKLVVKAEPDEPPEEPIEDIWLDCIYQVDPKTARRGRQHEISAPKAALPTHSESYNPPEEYLLDEEETKEWLETEPEDRKMDYLPQKFDCLRKVGSYENLILERYRRCMQLYLCPRAVKLKMNVNPETLYPKLPDIDTLGPFPSRTSVEFRVSGTRKVSIDCTGRWAALASVDAIHICSVLNGRVFDRVEGLEKIYDICWHPRYPILIVSHGSTMSFVAIELPNLRPKSDDQPSSRKKATETEEKGAYEKALEMISLSNASGGWRSVRFGKHEALSVDHVDELHRVSVHPQGNYVVGVSPHSRESGNQCVIYCLTKKTFIRVGNKMSNNAIRLAMFHPLEPKLILGLRKGVRLYNLKVKNEKLDSEGEKLTGVDLPVSMHLNRGAQILAVADENGSVVLFDLNVGMYPYKKFQFKGEQIVKVEFHPSLPLLLVASSAGIVHLIHVSVPDDLSKDPVIVPLKDLKTYAIADAKWHTAEPWLFTAGAREGLMWV, encoded by the exons ATGGCGCCTTCAAAGCGTAACGGAAAAGCCCGTTCTCGGAAGGCTTCGCCTGCTGCCgcctcgtcatcgtcgacgAGATCCAGCTCGCGATCGACGGTGAAGTCCGCTCCCACCGCCCAAAGCGTACCAAACTCACCTCCTCCAGTACCAAGAGATGTGGAAGATGATGGATACTTCGATTCGGATGAGGAGGAGGGTTCTTTGAATCGCATCGGCAGGGTCCCCCTCAGCTGGTACGACAACGAGGGTCATATCG GTTACACTGTGGAAGGCCAGAAGCTTGCTAAGGAGCTTGATTCCACAGAGATAGGGAAGCTACTATTCCAGTCGGACAATCCCGACGCCTGGCGTACGATTGTTGACGTTCGCAATAACAGGACGGTGCGCCTCACTGACGAGGACCTGAAGGTATTAACTTCGTGTTATACAAGACATGATATGTCAGCTGATCAGCCGTATCCGGAAGG GGAGAACTACAACCAGGAGGACCTTTACATTGATTTTGGCAATGAAGATGC CATACACCCTGTGTCTAACAAGCCGCCTAAGAAGGCCAACTTTATGCCATCCAAATTTGAGGCCGCCAAGATCAGGAG GCTGGTTAAGCTTATCAAAAGCGGCAAGCTGGTCGTCAAAGCTGAGCCCGATGAGCCTCCGGAGGAGCCTATTGAGGATATTTGGCTTGACTGCATCTACCAGGTGGACCCGAAAACAGCACGACGTGGTCGCCAACATGAAATCAGTGCCCCcaaggcggcgctcccAACCCACAGCGAATCGTACAACCCACCTGAGGAATACCTCTTAGACGAAGAG GAAACCAAAGAGTGGCTTGAAACGGAACCTGAGGATCGCAAAATGGATTACCTGCCTCAAAAATTCGACTGCTTGCGCAAGGTTGGATCCTACGAGAACCTCATTCTTGAGCGTTACCGTCGCTGTATGCAGCTCTACTTGTGCCCGAGGGCGGTTAAGCTGAAGATGAACGTGAACCCTGAGACCCTGTATCCCAAGCTCCCTGACATTGACACTTTGGGACCATTCCCCAGCCGCACATCGGTTGAATTCCGCGTTTCTGGCACCCGTAAAGTCTCGATTGACTGCACCGGGAGATGGGCTGCGCTCGCATCTGTGGACGCTATTCACATCTGCAGCGTTTTGAATGGTCGGGTTTTCGATCGTGTCGAAGGTTTAGAAAAGATTTACGATATCTGCTGGCACCCACGTTACCCAATTCTCATCGTATCCCATGGCAGCACTATGTCTTTCGTAGCGATTGAGCTGCCCAATCTAAGGCCGAAGTCTGACGACCAGCCAAGCTCGCGCAAGAAGGCTACTGAG ACCGAAGAGAAGGGCGCGTATGAGAAGGCTCTGGAAATGATAAGCTTGAGCAATGCGTCAGGTGGCTGGAGATCCGTGCGTTTTGGCAAGCACGAAGCGCTGTCAGTGGACCACGTCGACGAGCTCCACCGCGTATCAGTTCACCCTCAGGGTAACTACGTGGTCGGAGTGTCTCCGCATAGCCGAGAGTCCGGCAACCAGTGCGTGATTTACTGTCTAACCAAAAAGACGTTCATTCGCGTCGGCAACAAGATGAGCAACAACGCTATTCGCCTGGCCATGTTCCACCCGTTGGAACCCAAGCTTATCCTTGGCTTGAGGAAGGGCGTTCGTTTGTACAATCTAAAGGTGAAGAACGAGAAGCTGGACAGTGAGGGTGAGAAACTCACTGGTGTTGACCTGCCGGTTTCGATGCACCTGAACAGAGGCGCCCAGATTCTGGCGGTGGCAGACGAAAATGGCAGCGTGGTTCTGTTCGACTTGAATGTAGGCATGTACCCGTACAAGAAGTTCCA GTTTAAGGGAGAACAGATTGTAAAGGTGGAGTTCCACCCTTCCCTGCCGCTACTGCTGGTAGCTTCATCTGCCGG GATTGTCCATCTGATCCACGTCAGCGTGCCGGACGACCTATCAAAGGACCCCGTGATCGTGCCGCTCAAGGACCTGAAGACGTACGCCATTGCTGATGCCAAGTGGCACACTGCTGAGCCTTGGCTTTTCACGGCAGGCGCACGTGAAGGCCTTATGTGGGTGTGA